Below is a window of Flavobacterium sp. CFS9 DNA.
AATTCAAATAATTTATCCTTTACTGTAGTTGATTTAAGTGTCAGTTTTTCAATATCGAATTTTCCATCTTTTATATGCCAGCCATATGGATTACGAATTAAACTAGCTTCAAATCTATGAGTAAACTCTTTCAATCCGATAAATATTTTATCAGATGGCTTCCAATCAACTAAAATTGGAGGAATTGCGTTTTTTCCGCCCGAAAGCCACTCTTTTACAAGTTCACCATTCTCCCTACGAGGAATAAATGGTGTTAACAACAAATATCGCAAATTTGGTCTTTCTCTTTTCAAAATTGAAAGTAGTAATTCAAGTCGGGCTCCTCTTCCACGATCATTAATATTATGAGCTTCATCAACAACTATTAAAGATATATTATGTGTAACGGGATGATCTTTTCTAATTAATAGGTCAAATTTTTCGGGCGTTGCGACTAAAACATCTATTTTTGAATTTAGAAATAAATCTTCGGAAGGATCAAGCTCGTTTGCCCCTGTACTTTTTTCAATTGACAGTCCAATATTAACAAAATCATTTCGTAGATCGCTAACAACCTGATTGGTTAAAGCTCGCGTTGGAACTAAATAAATAACTTTTGCGTTAGGTATTAATGCTTTAGTCTGTAGTATAGCGAATTCCGCAAGAAGTGTTTTTCCAGCGCTAGTAGGCATTTGCAAAATAGTAGCGCTAGATGCTGGGTCAAGAAAGTGATTCTTAATAGCACTTTGCTGAGAAGGCATAAGGTCTACAAAATTTTTTTTATTTAAAGTTTCACATAGCTTTTGAATATTTGTACTTAATCCAATTGTTTGAGTCCAAATACAATTACTATACAATCTATTACATACTAAAAAAATTATAGAACATAAACTTTGAATCCTAGGTAAATTTTCAAAAGAATCGTAAGCATAGCGTGTATGTCTTTGAATAATCTTTTGGAGATTTTCTTTGTAGTTATAACCTTGAATCAAATAAGATGCTGTTTCTGTTAAAATCTTACATAAATGATAATAACCAACCAGATTAATAGCTTTATTTGTTTGAGCCCTATTAGGTAGATTATTTAGATATGCTTCTTCATATTTCACTTGTTCCCTTTTAAGAATTTCAATCTGATCAAGCGAATATTGAATATCATTTAAAGACTCTTTTCTAATTAGTAAAGTTAAGCAATCAAAAATTTGATTCAGAATTTTACTCTCCCACGATTCATTAATAGTCGGCTTTAAAGAATACTCTCTTAAATCTATCTGCACTTTGATATTATTCTCGGATAAAAGTCCTGTCGCAGCCAGATAAAAATAATAAAGTGGTTTTGTTTTTATATTTTCTATTCCCCAAATTTCATCAAAGGAGTCATTATTATTCTCAATATCTATAGCTCGTAATAGGTAGTATACTTTTTCAAAAAGTACAACTCTATCAGACCAAGTAGAATCTATTTTTGAAAGCTCATTATTAAAAAGGAGAAAAGAATAACGAATTGCTTTATGCTGACTATGAGAAGGAAACTGGGCCTTTGTGATTAAATTTTCTACATAGTTATACTTACTATCTTCAAATATATTTTCAAAGACAGGGTTTGTTAATAATAGATTATCTATATTAAATTCTTGATTATTCATTTATTTTTTCTGCCACTTTATTATAAAACAGATCTATTGTATCTTTAATTGACTTATCAAAAGTAGGAATTACAAAATGTATTTTATTAGGGTCAAAATTATTAGAATTAATTTTCATTTTGCCGTAGTCAGCGTCATCATAACATGAACTATCTCTAACTAAGCAACAGCCATACAAAATATCATAAACATCCTCTGCTTCACATTCCAAAGCAACTATAACAAGCATAAAATTTTTCGCATGCTCAGGAGATAATTTTTTTGAATAATTTGAAATCCTTCTCTTAAAATATTCCTTATTTTCAGTGTACTTTTTTTGTTCATTAAAAATTTCCTTTGAAGCTTGCGGAGGGTTTTTCATTTCTTCAGATACCTTTGCTTCTCCAATTAAAATCTCAATTTTATCACTATTATACTTATAACCAGTAACATCAATACCTCTACCAGGCAAGTCGTTGTGCTCTCTATCCCATATATTTTTTAAAGGAATAATGAATGATTCTCCAAATTCTTCGTTTTCTTTATCGAAATATGTAGTAAGTATCATCTCACCTAAATCACTACGATAAATATCACTCATTGGAAGTGTCGAGTTTCGAATTGGAATAGTATTTTTTTTTATTATTTTTTTTAGTTGTTCGGTAGAAAAGCCTAAGTTTTTAAATTTAGGATCGTTATCAACATCGTAATCATAAGCAATCTTACTTCTAAGTTCAATGTAGTTGTCTGCGTAATTATTAATTACATCTTCTGTAATAATTATGTCATGTTTCTCAAATATGTGCATAAAATATGAATTACTAATTTTAAAAAGCCTTTAATACAAAACTATTCCTTAACCTTTTAATACAAACATCCAACTTATCAACAAAATATTTATGGGTAAAAATACCTGATTTTAAATAAATATATATAATATAATCGGTTTATTTTTAATTTTAAACTCTTTATAAATTAAAACGCGAAATGAATATAGTTGATAGTTTTCCTATGACTAAAAATTACAAATAAAATTGTTGATTTAAATTCATTTATAAAATATAGGGCATAAATTAAAATATGTCAAAGAACAAATATGATCTTAAACATCTATAGTCTACTTTGATATTTATATCAACATCATTTCATCAAATCTAAATAATTTTACAAAAAGGAATATTATAATGAATCATTTAAATTTAGAAACCATCAATGAATTAAAAAATCGATGGAAAGAGATAATGGCCATTAAAGAATCTAGAAGAACTCAAGAAGAAATAGTTAATGAGCTATCAAACTTAATTAAATTTTTAAAAAAAGATTTTTTTTTACCTTTTCTAACTCAGATGACAACGCATATTGATCAACGTGAAACTTCAGAGGTCTTTAAAAATTTGATGTCGCCGATGAAACAATTTGCATATCTAACAAATCTCTTTTTGCGTATACAAGTTGATGGTCAAGAAGATAATTTTTCAAAAGAAGAATGGCAAAAAATCACATCACTTTTAAATGAAGTTGAGATGACATATTTTGCAGATATTGGCTTCTATCATGAAAATATGACCAAACACCCCGATCTTGACAAAATATCTGTATCACTACAAACATTTCTTATATATTTTGGCAATGCACAGCTTTCATACGATGAACAAACTATGGAAAGACTAACGAGACATTGTATGCCATTTGATAGTGAAATAAAAAATATATTCGGATTTTCAGTTTCAGATTGCATTTTATTTTCTAATCATATAAAAAAACTAATAAACGAAAAATATACTTCGTGTCATTATTACTTACTTAATCAAGAAGAATGGCCGAAATTAACAGAAATATTTATAGATAGAGGAGTAACTAATCCTAAAGATTGGTGGGATCAGCCCGAGTTAACATTATTAAAGAACTATCGTCTTTTACCAGGATTTATATTTATCCAAGACATACATGATATATCAGCAATTAACTTACCAGCCGAAACAATAACTAATTTAATAAATTTTTTATTGTATGATGAAAACAAGAAAAAGGGAGAAATTGTTTACTATGCTGATAAAAATCTTTTTTTTGATACACCACTTATAAAACTAAATAATGCCGAATATTTATGCCCACCATTTAAATACTTAATTGAAAGCTTTTATAACAGAATTAATTTAAAATTATCTGAAATAAAAAAAGAAAAATATACACAATTTAGAAATCAGATATTGGAAACGAAAGTTGAAGAGATCTTTAGAAAGTTGTTTGGTAAAGATGCTATAATTTTTAAATCATATTACGTTGATAATAAAAAATCTGAACAAGACATATTGGTAATATACAAGGGATTTTATCTTATAATAG
It encodes the following:
- a CDS encoding DEAD/DEAH box helicase, with amino-acid sequence MNNQEFNIDNLLLTNPVFENIFEDSKYNYVENLITKAQFPSHSQHKAIRYSFLLFNNELSKIDSTWSDRVVLFEKVYYLLRAIDIENNNDSFDEIWGIENIKTKPLYYFYLAATGLLSENNIKVQIDLREYSLKPTINESWESKILNQIFDCLTLLIRKESLNDIQYSLDQIEILKREQVKYEEAYLNNLPNRAQTNKAINLVGYYHLCKILTETASYLIQGYNYKENLQKIIQRHTRYAYDSFENLPRIQSLCSIIFLVCNRLYSNCIWTQTIGLSTNIQKLCETLNKKNFVDLMPSQQSAIKNHFLDPASSATILQMPTSAGKTLLAEFAILQTKALIPNAKVIYLVPTRALTNQVVSDLRNDFVNIGLSIEKSTGANELDPSEDLFLNSKIDVLVATPEKFDLLIRKDHPVTHNISLIVVDEAHNINDRGRGARLELLLSILKRERPNLRYLLLTPFIPRRENGELVKEWLSGGKNAIPPILVDWKPSDKIFIGLKEFTHRFEASLIRNPYGWHIKDGKFDIEKLTLKSTTVKDKLFEFTAKHFGSGDKSTLFLCQGKGTCDKRAEMLYNTLNLPDKNSDVLDLVSRYIEEVIGEKTILSKVLKKGIAVHHAGLTDETKRLIEYLIKVKEINYICATTTVAQGINFPISTVYFDDTRKGAHDHLTVSEFRNIAGRAGRTLIDNVGKIIFPFNTKDNADKAKKYLSAESEEISSALVDLILASEEIINAFSDNENSSERGKLFSNNEALSSLTQYLIHLLNVSKENMYADELEDLFKDSLGYYMLDVEKRKKFIEICNTLYFHFKNRTSKGVLKYADKTGFSVPSVLSIMQSKSENPEIKNVESWKPENLFNPLDYSSMTEKINVIAHLKEVKLGTDSTASPFNPEVVAEILVEWVNGANISKLSKIHPFYKNKEENRINEFINYLTTATFKTSWGLSALEGIVKSNNDDIEDINSYIPSMVYYGVKNKEAIALRMLGVPRLVAENMAPNIFEKKEPKSYDDVRETIKNLSLEQWKSITPSSSSLNSNEWKKITNILLD